The sequence below is a genomic window from Anomalospiza imberbis isolate Cuckoo-Finch-1a 21T00152 chromosome 17, ASM3175350v1, whole genome shotgun sequence.
TTGCAGCTAGGAATGATTCCCAGACCTGTGCACGGATCCTGGCTTCCACAAATCCATCCTGTGTGGACACAGCAGATGTTCTGGCTGGAAGAGGGTCTTGTCAGGTCTGGTGTCCTGATGGCTCGTCCCTCACACTCCCTGGAATCCCAGACTCATTGGAAAGGACCGTAAAGCCCATCTTGGTTCCACCCCCTgtcatgagcagggacaccttccactagcccaggtgcCTTACTAGGACATGGTTCAGGACATTTGGGTCATGGgggctcctggctctgcccctCGTCGTGCAGCCGGCCAGGTTTGCTGGAGAAGGGGCTCTGGTAGGATGGTGCTGAGCTTTGCAGGGATGCAGGACCCTGTGTGAGAGCGGGACGGGGCTGGAGCGGCCCCTCAGCAGCATTTGTGTGCGTTTGTGCTGCGCTCAGGTGCCagtgaggagaagaaagaaggcTGGTCTTGGGCGTCCTACTTGGAGGAGCAGAAAGCTGTCGCTGCCCCTTTAGATCTCTTCCAGGATGTGAGTTGggattttcctgtctttttccctctttcatcttctcttttctttccctttttttcccacccctcctccttctcctctcttcctTGCTTCCCTGTTTTGTGGGACTCTGAGCAATAGCCAAGCTCCCATTGTCAGCTGGAAGTGGCTGGGCAGCCTCCAGTTTTGATTTGCCCAGAGTCCCACTCCCCAGCAGGTGCTGGCCCCATCCCAAACACCCCACCTTTGTCTAGGACACTGCTGTGACTCTGGCAGGGTGGTGGAGcctctccagcccttcctggaaGCCAGGTGGGCTCTCCTGAGGCTGTGCTGCAAACAAGTCAGGCCTGTGTCATgctcccccagctgcagcttttACCCCAGGGACACCTTGCCCTACCAATAGCAAGAGATGTAAATCCTTAAGGAGATGtaacactgttttttttttctatgggaaaaaaattaaaatttgtatGACAACATAACCTGTGGCCCACAGTCTCTTggtcccagcagctcccattgCCTGGTGGTTGCTCCCCTGGTGGGTTCTAGACCCAACTCCCTGTGTTGGTTTTACATTGTAGCTTAATTTTTGTTTCCAGTACCAAGTAGCTTCCCAGCACAAGAATGGCTTTAAAGTTGGGATGAAGCTGGAGGGGATCGACCCGCAGCACCCATCTATGTACTTCATCCTGACAGTGGCTGAGGTGAGGAGCCTGCAGTGCCCATGTTCCTTGGTTCCTCCTGGCTCCCACTCAGCCAGAGgctctggggcaggggaggTGCTGCCAGATGGCTCCTGGAGGAGACAGGGCCTGTCGCTGCAGGAGacgagctgctgctccagcacctcagcagGGAGTTCCCTGCCAGCttggagggacagggcacagcactGTGGAGCTGTGTTGGTCTCTGTCACCCTGACACAGCACAGGGGGAGGGATTGTGGTGATGGCAACAGCTTATGTCCCTAAGGCAGGTCTGAGTCCTTGAGATGGAGGATGTGGAGACATCCCACTGCTCTTCTTGTGTCCGTGCAGATCCCCTTTCCACTCAGCCACGTGGCAGCTGAACCAGCCTTGCCTTGcagagctccccaggcagccAGTGTGGCATTTAGCCAAAATCTCTGCATCAGCAGCTTCCTAGGCTGCAGAGAAGGGAGTCTGTGCACTTGCTGGATCCAGCAAGGTGCTCCACCATGGCATTTAATGCACCCTGAACATCCCTTCTTCGGGCTGGCTTGTGGTGGCTTTGCACTGACCTTGTTCCATGCTGGACACCCTTTGGGACTGGTTTGTGCCTCCCAGTTTGGGCACTGGCCTGTGATTGACTTTTGGCTTCCAAAGTGACCCATGCTGAGCTGGTGTGTGGGAGGGGGTGTGATGCTCAGCCAGGGACAGCGGCAGGTCTCCATggctctttccttctcctccctccctgctggcagGTGTGTGGCTACCGGATGCGTCTCCACTTCGATGGCTACTCCGAGTGCCACGACTTCTGGCTGAATGCTGACTCCCCTGACATCCACCCTGCTGGCTGGTTTGAGGAGACGGGGCACAAACTCCAGCCCCCCAAAGGTAAGGAGTTAATTCAGCTCGGGTGGTGGGTCCTGCTGAAGGAGGGGGATGAAGAGTGGGCCAAATGTAGAgcttgaggtggggacaggctGGCTCCTTGGGGCCAGGGAGGGACGCTGCTGTGCTGGTGGAGTTCCACAGGACAGCATTTCAGGCACCCATCTCTGCTTGCTCACATTTTTCAGCAAAACCCTGTTGCTTTGGACCTCCCAGTGCCACTAGCTGTGCCCAAGGCAGACAGGACCGGaggaggagctgtgctctgGATTTTCACTCCACTGCTCATGTTTCCTAACACCCCTTCAAAACCACCCATCAGCCCTCAGCCATGGGCTTTGGgcatcccagggctgctgcagatcctgctgcagcaggataTGCTGGCAGGGTGACAATTGTTCAGGGATGGCCAGGCTCATCCTCACATCCTTCTGGCTGTGAACTCACTGCTCTCATTTCTCTTCCTGAGGGGTTGTAGGTTATAAAGAAGAAGAATTCAGCTGGACAAACTACCTGAAGTTAACAAAGGCTCAGGCAGCTCCTAAGCACCTCTTCATGGTCCGAAACACTGTGAGTAGCAGCATCACCTTCCTGCCAGAGCCTACAGGTTCAGGTGTGATTCTTCCCCTCCAGCTGAGCAAAATGCTTCCACCAGCACTGGGTTTTGCTTTGTCCATCCTACACCCCTCAAGCCCACAGTGCTCAAGAGCCAGGAGCATGTCACACTGTTGCTCAGGATCTGTTGCTTGGGCACTCATTTGACATGCCCAGAATTGGTGCTGGTCTGATTATGTTTCATCCAGGTTGATCTCATGGACAATTAAATGTGAATGTGAATTAATTGATGAGAAGTAACTACTATTCTCAGCAATGACTTGGCTAAAATATATCACTTAATGTTTCATAAGTATAATTCCTTTGCCTCTTTGTATATTTGTTGTTTCTGTGTCTGCCTATTTCTTTCACATGGAAGCTTGGGTAAGGAAAGTGGGAATATAGGAGAATGAAAATGCTGATTGTTCCTTTGTCAGCTGCAGAGGAAACTCACCCTACTGGCAAATCAGCCTCTCCAAGTTACTTATTGGTCTAAACCCTGCTGTTCATTGCTGCTACAGCCCCACCAGTTTGTGTGATGCAGTGTTTTGCACAGAATCTGGATCCAAGAAATAAAGGCAAGGAAGGGAGAAGggcccagctcctcctgccatgCCTGAGGCATTGGTTGCTGCTGACTGACCACAAACAAGTGTTTTGGGACAAAGCAGAACTAGTGTCagttggaggtttttttttttttccttggaatttACTAGTTATAGAAGATCCTGAGGGTCTGAAGATcacttttcctctttctttgtgTGGCCCAGCTGAGTTATTTGCCCACTTCCTCTTTCCTTGCAGTGCAGCACACTGTCCATCTGGGAGCCTCAGTGGTCCCAGGCCTGTCTGGAGGCCAGATGGGGTGTGGTTTTGGGAAGGTTTGGGCAGGTGCCTCCTTGCAGCAGGCATAGGCAGTGgtgaggaaggagctggggctgcagctgtgaAAAAGCCctgcccctctctcctgccagcACGAGGCTTCTCCAGGCTTCAAGGTGGGCATGAAGCTCGAAGCCGTGGACCGCATGAACCCTTCCCTGATCTGTGTTGCCACAGTGACTGACGTGGTGGACAATCGCTTTCTGGTGCACTTTGACAACTGGGATGATACTTATGACTACTGGTAAGTGCACTGAGGCTCTTGGGGGCCAGTGGTGGGGAGACACCCACAGAGGGCCCTGTGTAAGAGCTTGGGTATGTTTTCTAGGTGTGATCCCAGCAGTCCATACATCCACCCAGTTGGATGGTGTCATGAGCACGGCAAACCCCTCACACCTCCTCAAGGTGAGTCAGTGATCAGTCCTGTGCAGCCTGGGAGTGCATCCCCTTGGGAACAGGCTTTTCAGGGTGGCATGGGGGTCCTGGGGACCCAAACCTCCTGCCAAGGCTCCTGTACACATGTTCAGGTGCAGCATGGTGCTTGTGTTAGGCCAAGTCTCCACTCTGAGATACGAGGAGGACCGCAGCTGACTGTGTACACTCAGCTGTTTCTGCTTCCTTGTACTGTGGGTTGCATGGTCCATGAGAAAATAGCAGCATTTCTTGGTGTCTCTCACACCAAGGTTCCTGTGTTCCCAGCAGACTTGGTTGGCTCTCGAAGGCAGTGGGGCATTCTGGGGTACTTTCTGACTTCCTGCAGGCATGTCTCACCTTCTGCATCTTCCCCCTTCCAGATTATCCTGATCCTGACAACTTCACCTGGGAAAAGTACTTGAAAGAAACTGGAGCATCTGCTGTCCCAGCTTGGGCCTTTAAAGTGGTGAGTGGTCACATCATCTGCTCCACCCCACCTGGGCAGGAGTTTGGGTTTTCTTCATTGTCAGGTCTTTGCTTTTGTGACAAGTCTAGTGATGTTCTGTATTCTCCTGCCAGAGGCCTAGGCTTTGGATCTACACTCAGAAGTCAGGGGTATCCTGGGCAAATAGTTCAAAATTGAGAAAAATTAGGAATATGACTGTGCCCTCAGCTAAACAGGACCTGAGTGATGGGAAATAATTTAGGTTTGCTTGATTAGTTTTTGTGTCAAACGGCACCACCAGCAGCCGTGTCCAGCCAAGCGTGGTTACAATATAGATCCCCAAAATGTGTCTCTTAGAGACCTTCTTCCCTGGGGCACATCTTGTTAAAGACAGCTCAAATGCAGGGAGTCTGTTTCTGCTTTCTCCTGTTGCCACTATGAGCTGGGATGGCTCTTCCTGGtcaggccagggctgggagtgGGGCTTGAGGGGGACACAGTGCTGGGAAAGCTGCTGAGGGGGCAGGAACCTgaagctccctgctccccctgaCTGGGCTCTTCCAGCGCCCGCCCCATGGCTTCCTGGTCAACATGAAGCTGGAGGCAGTGGACAGGAGGACTCCTTCCTTCATCCGAGTGGCCAGTGTGGAGGACGTGGAAGATCACAGGATAAAGGTGGGTGCTGGAGCATCGGTACTGAGCCTGTGTCCAGGCACTGTACTGGCTCactcctgcccttcccagctcacTGGGAGTGTGCAAATGTGGGCAGGTACCCGTTCCTGGCTCCAGGAGTGGAGAGCCTTGTGCTGCACTTCAGCTCTACCCTGCTGCTTGCTCTCAACTAGGAAGGCTCCAGAGCTCCTCTGGAGAGAGGTGTGTTGGTATTTGAAGGGTGACCCCTCTACTTGCTTCCCCAGGTCCATTTTGATGGCTGGAGCCACGTGTATGATTTCTGGATTGATGCGGATCATCCGGACATCCATCCTATGGGCTGGTGCTCAAAAACAGGACACCCATTGCAGCCTCCTCTCAGTAAGTGCTGCACCTGTGTAAGCTCCTCGCTACAGGGCACAAGCACGCCAGACACCTCTGTCACTGCCACCTGCCCATGCTCAGAAACGGGAGGGCAGGTTCTGGCTGAGAATGGGCAGGGAGGAGAGGCCACTCCATGGATTTGTcagttggaaaagccctccctgtttggtgcaggcagggagctcagagcccttgcTCTGCCTGGGCTTGCAGCCGTGACAGCCTTTCTCCtgttcctctcctctggctgcagggccaAAGGAACCAGCCTCCTCTGCCCATGGGGGCTGCCCAAGCCTTGGCTGCAAGAGCATCCCTCACTCCAAGAGCTCCAAGTACAGCTTTCACCACAGGTGagctccctggcacagcctggaggGGCACAGCTTCTTCCCTGCCAGGCCGGGCCAGCTCTTCCTCACCTGGCACCCCCACCAGCAtccagcctttccctgcacTCACCCCTCACCTGGCTCtgccccctgctcccctgggcaaggccccagggcagcagcaggacccCAGCTGGAGTAACCCCTGTGAGCTCCTCCTGTTCCTGTCCTGTGGCCCCAGAACCCCTGAAGGTGTCCTGTGTGCCCACCTATCATGGGCACCTGTGGGCTATGGAGAGGACAGTGCACATGCTGTTCACTGACACCAGCTGTGAGAACGCTGTCCCCCCAACCCCTCCTGGATGCCTTTCCCTGTCAGGCTTTGAGCTGGGAAGTCTCAAGAAGGAGCAGTGTATGGTTCCAGCTCAGGCAGTCACTTGAGGGACCTTTTCCAAGGGAAGCCAGGATGGGTCTAATGCCAACCCCAGCACTAGGCTGGTGTCAGGAAGAGCCAGTATGGTGGAGTATCTGTGAGGATGGGGAGGGCAGGTGGGCCTCCTGGGGGTTtctctgctggccacactcttGGCACATGCTTTCTGCTCGCTCTGAGGCTGGTCTGGATGCCTGTGGGGGCAAGGGAAGATGGAGACTCTGGGAGCCCTGATGAGCTGCTCAATCAGTACATGGGTGCCTTGCCCAGGCTTGCAGGGATGGCAGAGGGCCAAGGTTTGTACCTGGAGGGAATGGCTGTGCCCTgcttctgctcccagcagcttgGCCGCAGGAATTTGCTCAGCACATCTTTCCTCTGCCTTCCATGGCCAGGGCAatggctgcctgtgctcaggggCAGAAGGGCGGCCCTGCTGGTTCGTCCCCCGATGCTGCTCCAAGCTGGGCCCAACGCTTGTGTCCCCTCTGTTCTCTAGGAAGTGCCCCACACCGGGCTGCGATGGCTCAGGCCATGTGACGGGGAGGTTCACAGCCCATTACTGCCTCTCAGGGTGCCCGCTGGCAGAGAAGAACCAGGGCAGGCTGAAGGCTGACTTGTCTGACACCGAGGCCTCAACACGCAAGAGGAGCCCAATGGGTTTCCCTCAGCGAAAGAAATCTCGGCACCACGGGAGGTAGGGGCATGGCCAGTGAGCCCCGTGCGGGGAGGGCCCCTGTGCCACCACTGCCCGCCCTGGCGGGGGTCACCAGGCCGCAGAGGCTCCTTGGCCTCGGTCCTGCCAGCTCTGCCGGGCACctctcttgctttttcttcccaTGGTTTCTGGCTTTGGCTGTCAGCCCTTTGGGTCAGGGCCCAAGGGgtccctgctcccactgctgAGGTGTTGctctgggcactggggaggagGGCCCTGGGGCTGGCCCCAGCCCAGCCGGACATCAGTCTTCCTGTCTCTTTAGAGGGAGACCTCCAAAGTACCGGAAGATCCAGCAGGAAGACTTCCAGAGTAAGTGCCATCCTCTGCCATGGTGTCGttgcagggcaaggctggaggagctggggtgggtgggggtgctggggacaggtcTCCCTTGGCTCACACAGGTCCGCCCTAGTGAGGTGCTTGTGGTCAGCTGCCAGACTCGACCAGGGATAAGAGACGTTCCAGCCTTGTGCCAGGGCTCACAGAGCTCCCTCGGTTTGGCTCTGGGGTTATGCCTGGGAGTCTTTGAGTGCTTTAGAGCATCGAATTAGGATCCTCTCCATGACACTgtattttctgtgctgctttgtccTCTTCAGACAGGGATAGTGGGAAGTTGTGCCCCAAAATTTCAGTGTGGTTGTGAAGTGCCAAATTATTGCTGCCACACAGAAACTGATGCTGGACGGTTGGCTTGGCATTTAGTTCTGATGCCTGACAGATGCAGATGCCACCATCCCTTTCACCATGGGCTGTCCTGCCACCTACCCCACCGCTGGGAGTGAGTGGAAAATGAATGATTAAAGGTCATGAGAAGAAGGCAAAGCCAAGCTTGTCTGAACTTCTTTTCCCAGGATCCCTAATCCCATCTAAGTGAACACTTGGATACACTGAAACCCTGTTGACTCAAGGGACAGCCATTAGCTCTTGATACCTGCATGGGATGTTCTCGTCCTTGACGTTGTATCACATGTTGTGCTTTATCCCCAGCTATTTCTTCTGACAATGTGCACCAGTCGCTCTTCATGTCCGCCCTGTCCGCCCACCCTGAccgctccctgtccctgtgctgggagcagcactgcaaGCTGCTGCCGGGGGTGGCTGGCATCACAGCAGCCACGGTGGCCAAGTGGACCATTGATGAGGTGAGGTGCTTTGGACAGCTCCATGCTGGCATGGCTGGGAGCAccctgcctggctgtgcagcACCGTGGTACACGCACCAGGCACTTCAGTGGCCACGTCCCTGGGCTAGCAAGGGGGGATCTGCTGGACACGTTGTCACCTTTGTTCACTTTCTTGGGCAGCTATGGTGACCCCTGTTAAGGCCTGACTAGGCGGAGGAGCTCTGgcaccagctccagcagcctctgcctgcctgactcaggcactggcacaggctgcccagggcagtggtggagtcaccatccctggaagagttcaaaagctgtgtggatgtggcacctggggacatggcttagtggtggccttggcagtgctggtcaGTGGTTGGCCTCAATGATCACAGAGGGCTCTGCCAATCTTAACGATCCCCTGATGTCCTCATGACCCCCCTGGGTGCCCCTCTCAGGCCAGTGCCTGTGCCTGGGGCCAGGGGTGGGCTCTGGCATGGGAGGGCAAAGCAACTGCAGTCTCTGCCCCAAGAGCCCCGTGGCACCTGCAGAGCTCAAAATGTGAGAATAtgggactggggaggggtctccaGCCAGAAACATTGCTCTGTCTTGATATTTCTCTCATTTATTCCAAGGTTTTTAGCTTTGTGCAGACTCTGACGGGCTGTGAGGACCAAGCCAAGCTCTTCAAGGATGAGGTGAGAAGGGCTGGCGGATGAGAGCAGGAGGTCGAGGACCGCTGTGTGCCACCAGGGCCGGGAGGAATTGGCCAGTGGCCTTCTTGCAGTGGCTTGCTGCTGGATGCTGAGGGCACATCCAGCACCTGGCAGTGGTCCTGCCCTGCAGTCCCACTGCATGGGAGTGTGCAGCCATCTGGCTGTGTCCAGACGGGGCAGGAGGGAAACTGCTGAgccccagggagctgtgctgccctgttCTCCCAGCATGGGGGACAGAGGGCCCCTCTGAGGGGATGCGGatggggggcaggaggaggatggtgctgcaGCCTGAACAGCACCATTGCCTCCTGTGgggagctgctcctcctcaccctTTCATCCTTCCCCCTCTGCCCCTCTCACCAACACAGCAGTTGGGTGGCACTGCTGCCTGTCAGGGTCGGCATTTTTGGACCCTCTGTGGGCAGACGTGGTGGGGGTGGCTCTGACACCCACGGCTGATCCTGGGCACCCTGGCTACAGCCACTGTCACAGCCTGCCTGGGAATGGCCCCTTGTGATTTAAGGGTGCTCAGGCAGGCAAAGCTGAACCAGGGCAGCGTCCACAAGTGCTGGTCTCTGGAGTAGGGAATGGATGGTTGCTTGCCCAGAGCAGGTTGTGTtggctctgtgctgtgcctgtgggGCTCCAGCACAGAATCCCAACCTGGCTGCAGTGTGGGCTCCTGGGATGGCCCGGAAGGGcttctccccctctgccctgtTCCTGGGCACATGAGCTGCCATCTGGGGTTTCCCGGGGAGTGCTGTGGGTGGGCCCTGCCCTGGTCTCTGGAGTCACCTGTGGCTTCTGCCCAggtcgtgctggtgctggctgtccccaggagtgccagcccaggtttgCAGTAGTGCCTTTtgtccctgctctccttcccAGATGATCGATGGCGAGGCGTTCCTCTTGCTGACACAGGCTGACATCGTCAAGATTATGAATGTCAAGCTGGGTCCGGCACTCAAGATCTACAATGCCATCCTCATGTTCAAGAACGCTGATGACACCTTAAAGTGACTTCTCTTGGCCCAACCGGGACCCTCCCTCATCACTGGTGCTGCCAAACTGTCCAGTCAGGACAGAGATTCCCCCAGCCGACCGCAGCTTGTCACGTCCTGCTCGTGTCCTCCCGGATGCCACATCTCCCCTCTCCCACCAGTCCATCTCCCATCCTGTTCCTTGCAAGCTGCCCTTCGGCAGCGCTGGGCCCAGGCTGGCCGCAGGCCTTGGGGGCggtggcagggaaggagggcGGATGTGGCATTGGCCCATCTTAGTGCCACAGCTGCCCCCACTGTGTCCTGCTGTGCCTGCACCGGGTCAGGGGTGCTGAGGGCCGGGGGAGCACTGTGGAGGGTGTCACAGCAGGGGGCTGACACCTACTCGAGTCACCCAGGCACAGAAAGGGACTGACTGCCTATATCCGTGCTCACACCCACTTAAAGGCTGCTCTTGCCTTTGCTCAGCAGCTGAgagagatttgggatttttccctctGTATGATCCTCTGGGGGTACTTGTGCTAACACCACTTCCAAGGGACATTCTTGAGGAGCTTCTGctcattttgcctttttctctgaattctTTTGACTTTCCCTTTTTAAGGCCAGTTGATGACTGCTTTGCCCCTGCACTGCGCTGCAAACCAGTGGCCACCTCTTGCCCCTTCAGGGAGCAGCTgtcctggcagctgctctgctcacGACCAGCACCTgtgctttcttcctctttcctgaaattcagcagccccagggccctgccaggccagggctggctgGGTGCAGAAAAGGCTCCATTTCTTCCTGCGCTTCAGACTGTTTTGTCCAGCACTTCTCTGGGAGAAAGGATGCTTGGATAGCTTGTTCCCCTTGCACCTATTAAAGAGTCCTCTACAAAGAAAGTTGGGACCACTTTGGTCCTTGTATTAGGAGCAAGGCCCTCTCTAGGATGGAGACAGCTGCCAAGGACAAGAAGCATCCATTGCTCCAATAGGCAGATCCACAGTCACTTCTGAAGGCATTCCTGAGTTGGCTGAGTAAATTCTGCCAAGCTACCTTCTCTCCACTCTTTGCCCTCACAAGGCACCCAGGTTTTGCTCTGTGAAGAGCAGGATCTTCTGCTGTTCCTAGATCCCTTACCTGCAAAGCTACAAGAAATCCAGCACTTAGCTGGTTTGTTTCTGTCCTTTTCAGAACATAGCATCTTTCCAACAGGGCCTCAGGCAGTTTGGGAATGCTCATGTAACGCTGTCCTTTGTGATGCAGGAGAGACCAAAGGGCTACAGAGCCAGAAAAGCCAACATtcctgggggtcctggcagAGTCCCAGCAGCTTCTGAAAGGCCCCTGTGCCTCCTGGCAGTCCCCACACTGCTCTCCATGGTCCATCACCCTGGCACACCGGCTGTGGGGGCTGTTGGAGCAGGGACTGGCCATGCAGTGCTGGAGGCTGGCCACCTGCCCAGGGATCCAGTCCCAGGTCCACTTCCTTTCCCATTCCCAACAATGACATCCCAGTAATAAAACAGCTTCccccctttcccagtgcccaAAGACAGGGATGCAGAGGTGTGAGCAAGTGCACCAGCAATGTGTCCTGAAGCTGCACTGACTTGGGAGGCACTGTCACATCTGGGTCAACCTGTTTGAGGCTTCCCATGGAAATGTAGCATTTTGACTCTGTTATTGAATATTTGGGGTCATGTTTGACCTGCTCTTGAAATGTCTGCTGCTTGCTCTTCCTGCAGGACTTGCAACTTG
It includes:
- the L3MBTL1 gene encoding lethal(3)malignant brain tumor-like protein 1 isoform X2; this encodes MDSRGEMEVVRSTKGSAAGEVSVHVVTTESTVQSTHLPTTAFIIPANATAINLPASTLEIQRFPREPQRSTGAERPDRGAGNEPITAAVIPQISGVQTCSTVRVLEWKDGVATLPGSNLRFRINEYGTLKVVSADKMPPVEAVKEGHAEKDGDSEVAPPSRDNPTVAQDVPEQPTAEGLCHCDTCGRRHVWDGAREGRGFCSEHCHQQFKERSVIVENSASSTNATEILKPVKKRKRKDYQSPSEEEYESEQMEEKQEEKKSSVEDSAMSNLEAEAWNGSQHGASEEKKEGWSWASYLEEQKAVAAPLDLFQDYQVASQHKNGFKVGMKLEGIDPQHPSMYFILTVAEVCGYRMRLHFDGYSECHDFWLNADSPDIHPAGWFEETGHKLQPPKGYKEEEFSWTNYLKLTKAQAAPKHLFMVRNTHEASPGFKVGMKLEAVDRMNPSLICVATVTDVVDNRFLVHFDNWDDTYDYWCDPSSPYIHPVGWCHEHGKPLTPPQDYPDPDNFTWEKYLKETGASAVPAWAFKVRPPHGFLVNMKLEAVDRRTPSFIRVASVEDVEDHRIKVHFDGWSHVYDFWIDADHPDIHPMGWCSKTGHPLQPPLRPKEPASSAHGGCPSLGCKSIPHSKSSKYSFHHRKCPTPGCDGSGHVTGRFTAHYCLSGCPLAEKNQGRLKADLSDTEASTRKRSPMGFPQRKKSRHHGRGRPPKYRKIQQEDFQTISSDNVHQSLFMSALSAHPDRSLSLCWEQHCKLLPGVAGITAATVAKWTIDEVFSFVQTLTGCEDQAKLFKDEMIDGEAFLLLTQADIVKIMNVKLGPALKIYNAILMFKNADDTLK
- the L3MBTL1 gene encoding lethal(3)malignant brain tumor-like protein 1 isoform X1, which encodes MDSRGEMEVVRSTKGSAAGEVSVHVVTTESTVQSTHLPTTAFIIPANATAINLPASTLEIQRFPREPQRSTGAERPDRGAGNEPITAAVIPQISGVQTCSTVRVLEWKDGVATLPGSNLRFRINEYGTLKVVSADKMPPVEAVKEGHAEKDGDSEVAPPSRDNPTVAQDVPEQPTAEGLCHCDTCGRRHVWDGAREGRGFCSEHCHQQFKERSVIVENSASSTNATEILKPVKKRKRKDYQSPSEEEYESEQMEEKQEEKKSSVEDSAMSNLEAEAWNGSQHGASEEKKEGWSWASYLEEQKAVAAPLDLFQDYQVASQHKNGFKVGMKLEGIDPQHPSMYFILTVAEVCGYRMRLHFDGYSECHDFWLNADSPDIHPAGWFEETGHKLQPPKGVVGYKEEEFSWTNYLKLTKAQAAPKHLFMVRNTHEASPGFKVGMKLEAVDRMNPSLICVATVTDVVDNRFLVHFDNWDDTYDYWCDPSSPYIHPVGWCHEHGKPLTPPQDYPDPDNFTWEKYLKETGASAVPAWAFKVRPPHGFLVNMKLEAVDRRTPSFIRVASVEDVEDHRIKVHFDGWSHVYDFWIDADHPDIHPMGWCSKTGHPLQPPLRPKEPASSAHGGCPSLGCKSIPHSKSSKYSFHHRKCPTPGCDGSGHVTGRFTAHYCLSGCPLAEKNQGRLKADLSDTEASTRKRSPMGFPQRKKSRHHGRGRPPKYRKIQQEDFQTISSDNVHQSLFMSALSAHPDRSLSLCWEQHCKLLPGVAGITAATVAKWTIDEVFSFVQTLTGCEDQAKLFKDEMIDGEAFLLLTQADIVKIMNVKLGPALKIYNAILMFKNADDTLK